The following are encoded together in the Peromyscus leucopus breed LL Stock chromosome 1, UCI_PerLeu_2.1, whole genome shotgun sequence genome:
- the Mamstr gene encoding MEF2-activating motif and SAP domain-containing transcriptional regulator isoform X1 has translation MQESMTQVSTPALAMTLAASSQRSQIIRSKFRSVLQLRIHRRNQDCISDPWISASGPALAPALPPVPASFLVSPGIVSPEPAYCPWRSPKKESSRNSQHWKEPKVRGNLTYHLYMPPERSQGPRTDLQEEGSTLGPPGPPLWEEKNSQRPHPRMKPCSSGDSSPSPPSHKLELQTLKLEELTVSELRQQLRLRGLPVSGTKAMLLERMRGGAPPRDRQKPRREDKEAAAPWPRLKPKTLGPARRSGTVKANAATRRLRFSGAADPLRAALAPAPAPASAPALAPAPVPASASAPALALAPAPALVPAPAPAPVPASALAPAPAPAPASAPAPAPAPAPAPAPVPASALLPAPTPFPTSSPASLTLEEELQEAIHRAQLLPNRDIDDILEDQVEPDDLLPPIPLDFPGSFDVLSPSPDSEGFSSVFSSSLPSPSSSLSPSPRALTDSLDWLEALSGGPPLGSGPPGPSIFSADLSDSSGTRLWELLPDPW, from the exons ATGCAGGAGTCCATGACTCAG gTCTCCACCCCAGCCTTGGCAATGACCCTGGCAGCCTCCTCTCAGCGCTCCCAAATCATCCGTTCCAAGTTCCGCTCTG TCCTGCAGCTTCGGATCCACAGACGGAATCAAGACTGCA TTTCAGATCCGTGGATCTCAGCCTCAGGCCCCGCTCTGGCTCCAGCTCTGCCCCCcgttcctgcttccttcctggtcAGCCCTGGCATCGTGTCCCCTGAGCCAGCCTATTGTCCCTGGAGGTCTCCAAAGAAG GAATCTTCCAGGAACTCTCAACACTGGAAGGAGCCCAAGGTCAGGGGGAACTTGACATATCACCTGTACATGCCTCCGGAACGGAGCCAAGGGCCTAGGACAGATCTCCAAGAGGAGGGGTCAACCCTGGGTCCCCCGGGGCCACCTCTGTGGGAAGAGAAAAACTCACAGAGGCCACACCCTCG GATGAAGCCCTGCTCATCAGGAGACTCCAGTCCCTCACCCCCTTCACACAAGCTGGAACTCCAGACCCTTAAACTGGAAGAGCTGACG GTCTCCGAGCTCCGGCAGCAGCTGCGCCTGCGGGGACTCCCAGTCTCCGGGACCAAGGCGATGCTCCTGGAGCGCATGCGCGGCGGCGCCCCGCCCAGAGACCGGCAGAAACCCCGGCGTGAGGACAAAGAGGCCGCTGCTCCCTGGCCGCGCCTCAAGCCCAAGACGCTGGGACCAGCCCGGCGGTCGGGCACG GTAAAGGCAAATGCGGCGACTCGTAGGCTGAGGTTTTCTGGAGCTGCGGATCCCCTGAGAGCAGCTCTGGCTCCAGCTCCCGCTCCGGCTTCCGCTCCAGCTCTAGCTCCGGCTCCAGTTCCAGCTTCAGCTTCAGCTCCAGCTTTAGCTCTCGCTCCAGCTCCGGCTCTGGTTCCCGCTCCCGCTCCGGCTCCAGTTCCAGCTTCAGCTCtcgctccagctccagctccagctccggcttctgctccagctccagctccagctcctgctccagctccgGCTCCAGTTCCAGCTTCAGCTCTACTTCCAGCTCCAACTCCCTTTCCAACATCTTCTCCAGCCAGCCTGACTCTGGAGGAGGAGCTGCAGGAAGCCATCCATAGGGCGCAG CTGCTTCCGAACCGGGACATCGATGACATCCTTGAAGACCAAGTGGAGCCAGATG ACCTGCTGCCTCCCATCCCCTTGGACTTCCCTGGCTCCTTTGACGTGCTGTCTCCCTCCCCGGACTCGGAAGGCTTCTCTTCCGTCTTCTCTTCTTCACTCCCATCCCCTTCTAGCTCCCTGTCCCCTTCTCCAAGGGCCCTCACAGATTCCTTGGACTGGCTGGAGGCCTTGAGTGGGGGTCCACCGCTGGGCTCTGGGCCTCCAGGCCCCAGCATCTTCTCAGCGGACTTATCTGACTCCAGTGGCACTCGGCTTTGGGAACTGCTGCCAGATCCATGGTGA
- the Mamstr gene encoding MEF2-activating motif and SAP domain-containing transcriptional regulator isoform X2, whose protein sequence is MTLAASSQRSQIIRSKFRSVLQLRIHRRNQDCISDPWISASGPALAPALPPVPASFLVSPGIVSPEPAYCPWRSPKKESSRNSQHWKEPKVRGNLTYHLYMPPERSQGPRTDLQEEGSTLGPPGPPLWEEKNSQRPHPRMKPCSSGDSSPSPPSHKLELQTLKLEELTVSELRQQLRLRGLPVSGTKAMLLERMRGGAPPRDRQKPRREDKEAAAPWPRLKPKTLGPARRSGTVKANAATRRLRFSGAADPLRAALAPAPAPASAPALAPAPVPASASAPALALAPAPALVPAPAPAPVPASALAPAPAPAPASAPAPAPAPAPAPAPVPASALLPAPTPFPTSSPASLTLEEELQEAIHRAQLLPNRDIDDILEDQVEPDDLLPPIPLDFPGSFDVLSPSPDSEGFSSVFSSSLPSPSSSLSPSPRALTDSLDWLEALSGGPPLGSGPPGPSIFSADLSDSSGTRLWELLPDPW, encoded by the exons ATGACCCTGGCAGCCTCCTCTCAGCGCTCCCAAATCATCCGTTCCAAGTTCCGCTCTG TCCTGCAGCTTCGGATCCACAGACGGAATCAAGACTGCA TTTCAGATCCGTGGATCTCAGCCTCAGGCCCCGCTCTGGCTCCAGCTCTGCCCCCcgttcctgcttccttcctggtcAGCCCTGGCATCGTGTCCCCTGAGCCAGCCTATTGTCCCTGGAGGTCTCCAAAGAAG GAATCTTCCAGGAACTCTCAACACTGGAAGGAGCCCAAGGTCAGGGGGAACTTGACATATCACCTGTACATGCCTCCGGAACGGAGCCAAGGGCCTAGGACAGATCTCCAAGAGGAGGGGTCAACCCTGGGTCCCCCGGGGCCACCTCTGTGGGAAGAGAAAAACTCACAGAGGCCACACCCTCG GATGAAGCCCTGCTCATCAGGAGACTCCAGTCCCTCACCCCCTTCACACAAGCTGGAACTCCAGACCCTTAAACTGGAAGAGCTGACG GTCTCCGAGCTCCGGCAGCAGCTGCGCCTGCGGGGACTCCCAGTCTCCGGGACCAAGGCGATGCTCCTGGAGCGCATGCGCGGCGGCGCCCCGCCCAGAGACCGGCAGAAACCCCGGCGTGAGGACAAAGAGGCCGCTGCTCCCTGGCCGCGCCTCAAGCCCAAGACGCTGGGACCAGCCCGGCGGTCGGGCACG GTAAAGGCAAATGCGGCGACTCGTAGGCTGAGGTTTTCTGGAGCTGCGGATCCCCTGAGAGCAGCTCTGGCTCCAGCTCCCGCTCCGGCTTCCGCTCCAGCTCTAGCTCCGGCTCCAGTTCCAGCTTCAGCTTCAGCTCCAGCTTTAGCTCTCGCTCCAGCTCCGGCTCTGGTTCCCGCTCCCGCTCCGGCTCCAGTTCCAGCTTCAGCTCtcgctccagctccagctccagctccggcttctgctccagctccagctccagctcctgctccagctccgGCTCCAGTTCCAGCTTCAGCTCTACTTCCAGCTCCAACTCCCTTTCCAACATCTTCTCCAGCCAGCCTGACTCTGGAGGAGGAGCTGCAGGAAGCCATCCATAGGGCGCAG CTGCTTCCGAACCGGGACATCGATGACATCCTTGAAGACCAAGTGGAGCCAGATG ACCTGCTGCCTCCCATCCCCTTGGACTTCCCTGGCTCCTTTGACGTGCTGTCTCCCTCCCCGGACTCGGAAGGCTTCTCTTCCGTCTTCTCTTCTTCACTCCCATCCCCTTCTAGCTCCCTGTCCCCTTCTCCAAGGGCCCTCACAGATTCCTTGGACTGGCTGGAGGCCTTGAGTGGGGGTCCACCGCTGGGCTCTGGGCCTCCAGGCCCCAGCATCTTCTCAGCGGACTTATCTGACTCCAGTGGCACTCGGCTTTGGGAACTGCTGCCAGATCCATGGTGA
- the Fut2 gene encoding galactoside alpha-(1,2)-fucosyltransferase 2: MASAQVPFSFPLAHFLIFVFVTSTIIHLQQRIVKIPPLSEMSTGDAAVTEMPGSGEMPGRSQLQGMFTINSIGRLGNQMGEYATLFALARMNGRPAFIPASMHSALAPIFRISLPVLHGDTDRRIPWQNYHLNDWMEERYRHIPGRYVRLTGYPCSWTFYHHLRPEILQEFTLHDHVREEAQAFLRGLRVNGSQPSTFVGVHVRRGDYVHVMPNVWKGVVADRGYLEQALDRFRARYPSPVFVVTSNGMAWCKENIDASRGDVVFAGNGIEGSPAKDFALLTQCNHTIMTIGTFGIWAAYLAGGDTIYLANYTLPDSPFLKIFKPEAAFLPEWVGIPADLSPLLKH, translated from the coding sequence ATGGCCAGCGCTCAggttcccttctcctttcctctggcCCACTTCCTCATCTTCGTCTTCGTGACTTCCACCATCATCCACCTCCAGCAGAGAATAGTGAAGATTCCACCTCTGTCAGAGATGTCCACAGGAGACGCAGCAGTCACAGAGATGCCAGGGAGTGGCGAGATGCCAGGGAGGAGCCAGCTGCAGGGCATGTTCACCATCAATTCCATTGGCCGCCTGGGGAACCAGATGGGCGAGTACGCCACGCTGTTCGCCCTGGCCAGGATGAACGGAAGGCCCGCATTCATCCCCGCGTCCATGCACAGCGCCCTGGCGCCCATCTTCAGGATCAGCCTCCCGGTGCTGCACGGCGACACGGACCGGAGGATCCCGTGGCAGAACTACCACCTCAACGACTGGATGGAGGAGCGGTACCGCCACATCCCAGGACGCTATGTGCGCCTCACTGGCTACCCGTGCTCCTGGACCTTCTACCACCACCTGCGCCCCGAGATCCTGCAGGAGTTCACCCTGCATGACCATGTGCGCGAGGAGGCCCAGGCTTTCCTGCGTGGCCTGCGGGTGAATGGGAGCCAGCCGAGTACGTTTGTGGGTGTCCATGTGCGCCGGGGGGACTATGTGCATGTCATGCCCAATGTATGGAAGGGCGTGGTGGCTGACCGGGGTTACTTGGAGCAGGCCCTGGACAGGTTCCGGGCCCGTTATCCATCTCCAGTCTTCGTGGTCACAAGCAATGGTATGGCATGGTGCAAGGAGAACATCGATGCCTCCCGAGGGGATGTGGTGTTCGCTGGCAATGGTATCGAGGGTTCGCCAGCCAAGGACTTCGCACTCCTCACCCAGTGCAACCACACCATCATGACTATTGGAACCTTCGGGATTTGGGCTGCCTACCTGGCAGGTGGGGACACCATCTACCTAGCCAACTACACCCTTCCAGATTCTCCCTTCCTCAAAATCTTTAAGCCAGAGGCAGCCTTCCTACCCGAGTGGGTGGGCATCCCCGCAGACCTGTCCCCACTCCTTAAGCACTAA